In Bacillus cytotoxicus NVH 391-98, the following are encoded in one genomic region:
- a CDS encoding tetratricopeptide repeat protein has translation MTTEKQFIQKIYYETFLTEQASTDAQKILGEAYINESQNEFANISNIRFAQGEVYFHHKDFEAAIFKWEKVNNELSFWAKKNIGDAYFELGFLSTAEEIYTSIKTEDITLTMEVALQLFSLYLEQNRLGLAFKTINEAVSFQPDYPNITTIARSFYEKQEDWNNAIELAVHEGIRTKSLHWFDILIHYINLGFTKNMKPEYFYEALKTLYTVDQAQFKELISALWNSYREEPNYLTWIQTVNHLFCHLEVGPSEDWNEISILYQETYCKLITGQHFMHELQGIIPDLLTNWFSITKKENSLFVSAAVLAWDEVAPKTLDSLLVKSAKAILSHLEANEEMNIDNISTLFETIATWAENNDVDLPHQFTLLVRGLSNLQVKQFLIAGTSNLDTSLFMNSILGEDILGDYQSVPIIFKDNVQTEINEFTDLTIRSVSDVNTFQNMMMTPSQEETRKNCVEFKLPCRFLRKNKFSFIVTPNFKQALHMKDTALEYLQATDSLIYIINTSSPLSDEELDTLVYMQEQMPNLQIQFIRNKLDSNIHAETAQQMINEIENKIHAHFPSAQIFPYSPLQENSQELSDVTDSILANIAKRDITQERIEKLLWFIHKTITYLINERVELENTLEKSIRWNKHILVKLNGFLNNLTTIQADTIRSITDSYRLTKEEIIHDIHAQIPELLQSCSDLVQEDSDFKSVHEEINDAMNERIQKHLQQVLLPKFTKSIQEWIETAHNEFIQGQSYLDEMSTTFNKLYEEERMQLPCDFKLLDDWRRDVVRMTHRIKVDNVNILLRFTPTQFFLKSAGKLFGNKNQPLLSNKYKQYIETEDYTDVATTISTQFFLQFELFESALERDIMMFFKDPLSILKQTVEAAHREIEEDEHNLTKLRTNPETYHDPLSLFKLQLFQYKFMLNRKGHHEVPTT, from the coding sequence ATGACCACAGAAAAACAATTCATTCAAAAGATATATTATGAAACATTTTTAACAGAACAAGCCTCCACTGATGCCCAAAAAATTCTTGGAGAAGCATACATAAATGAATCCCAAAACGAATTTGCCAACATATCAAATATTCGCTTTGCACAAGGTGAAGTTTATTTTCATCATAAAGACTTTGAAGCTGCTATTTTTAAATGGGAAAAAGTAAATAATGAACTTTCTTTCTGGGCAAAGAAAAATATAGGTGATGCTTATTTTGAATTAGGTTTCCTTTCCACAGCAGAAGAAATTTATACTTCTATTAAAACGGAAGATATAACACTTACAATGGAAGTTGCTTTACAACTCTTTTCTCTTTATCTTGAACAAAATCGATTAGGTTTGGCTTTTAAAACGATTAATGAAGCTGTTTCATTCCAGCCTGATTATCCTAATATTACTACAATCGCTCGCTCCTTCTATGAAAAACAAGAAGATTGGAACAACGCAATTGAACTTGCAGTACATGAAGGGATTCGAACCAAATCTTTACATTGGTTTGATATTTTGATTCATTATATCAATCTAGGTTTCACAAAAAATATGAAACCAGAATATTTTTATGAAGCATTAAAAACCTTATATACAGTTGATCAAGCACAATTTAAAGAACTCATTTCAGCACTGTGGAATAGCTACCGAGAAGAACCAAACTATTTAACATGGATCCAAACAGTGAATCATTTATTCTGCCATTTAGAAGTAGGTCCTTCCGAGGACTGGAATGAAATTTCTATCCTTTATCAAGAAACATATTGTAAGTTAATTACAGGCCAGCACTTCATGCATGAATTACAAGGAATCATTCCAGATTTATTAACAAATTGGTTCAGTATTACCAAAAAGGAAAATTCTTTATTTGTTTCCGCTGCGGTATTAGCTTGGGATGAAGTCGCTCCTAAAACTTTAGATTCACTTCTTGTAAAAAGTGCTAAAGCTATTCTGTCTCATTTAGAGGCTAATGAAGAAATGAATATAGATAATATTTCTACACTATTTGAAACAATTGCTACATGGGCAGAAAACAATGATGTAGATTTACCACATCAATTCACATTACTTGTTCGCGGTCTTTCTAATTTACAAGTAAAACAATTTCTGATAGCCGGAACGAGCAACCTCGATACATCGTTATTTATGAATTCAATACTAGGGGAAGACATATTAGGGGATTACCAGTCGGTTCCTATCATTTTTAAAGACAATGTTCAAACGGAAATAAACGAATTTACAGATTTAACAATTCGAAGTGTTTCGGACGTGAATACATTTCAAAATATGATGATGACACCTTCTCAAGAAGAAACGAGAAAGAACTGTGTCGAGTTCAAACTACCATGTAGATTTTTAAGAAAAAATAAATTCTCATTCATTGTTACACCTAACTTTAAACAAGCGTTACATATGAAGGATACGGCTCTTGAATATTTGCAAGCAACCGATAGTCTTATTTATATTATCAATACATCTTCACCATTATCGGATGAAGAACTCGATACATTGGTATATATGCAAGAGCAAATGCCTAATTTACAAATTCAATTTATACGAAATAAACTAGATTCAAATATTCATGCAGAGACAGCACAGCAAATGATTAATGAAATTGAAAATAAGATACATGCGCACTTCCCATCGGCACAAATCTTTCCTTATTCACCGCTACAAGAAAATAGTCAGGAATTAAGCGATGTAACTGATTCTATTCTTGCAAATATCGCTAAGAGAGATATAACTCAAGAACGCATAGAAAAACTGTTATGGTTTATTCATAAGACCATTACATATCTCATAAACGAACGTGTCGAGCTAGAAAATACATTAGAAAAATCAATTCGTTGGAATAAGCATATTTTAGTAAAATTAAATGGTTTTCTGAATAATCTCACTACAATCCAAGCAGATACCATCCGTTCGATTACAGATTCGTACCGATTAACAAAAGAAGAAATTATACATGATATACATGCTCAAATTCCAGAGTTGTTACAAAGTTGTTCTGATCTCGTTCAAGAAGATAGTGATTTTAAATCGGTTCATGAGGAAATAAATGATGCAATGAATGAACGAATTCAAAAACATTTACAACAAGTGCTACTACCTAAATTTACAAAATCGATTCAAGAATGGATTGAAACAGCTCATAATGAGTTTATTCAAGGTCAATCTTACTTAGATGAAATGAGTACAACCTTTAATAAACTATACGAAGAAGAACGCATGCAATTACCATGTGATTTCAAACTTCTAGATGATTGGCGCAGGGATGTTGTAAGAATGACGCACCGAATCAAAGTCGATAATGTCAACATATTACTACGTTTTACACCAACACAATTTTTCTTAAAGAGTGCTGGAAAACTGTTTGGAAATAAAAATCAACCTCTTCTCTCTAATAAATATAAACAATATATTGAAACGGAAGATTATACAGATGTGGCTACAACTATTTCTACACAATTCTTCCTGCAATTTGAATTGTTCGAAAGTGCATTAGAACGCGACATTATGATGTTCTTTAAAGATCCTCTTAGCATTTTAAAACAAACTGTAGAAGCAGCTCATCGAGAAATTGAAGAGGATGAACATAATTTAACAAAATTAAGAACAAACCCAGAAACTTATCATGATCCGTTATCTCTATTTAAATTACAGCTATTCCAATATAAATTTATGTTAAATAGAAAGGGACATCATGAAGTTCCAACTACTTAA
- a CDS encoding BH0509 family protein, which translates to MKREERKNMIEFIEKKKGIERTDLLFMTDEEVEHIYNVTYFLYEEIVE; encoded by the coding sequence ATGAAAAGAGAAGAACGGAAAAATATGATTGAATTTATTGAAAAGAAAAAAGGAATCGAACGTACAGACCTGCTGTTTATGACAGATGAGGAAGTAGAGCACATTTATAATGTAACGTACTTTTTGTACGAAGAAATTGTAGAATAA
- a CDS encoding YfkD famly protein: MKRVYSIWLLTIATLILLFPCNSLAKTTLQVKMPSSVLNISKDNTYSNETQDLPRLQPSKLAQELLKTSSIKIENPDLIRMLNETSISNAPLAIGYKAKIYLGQWPLHYESTDTTMNWEYKQVNRNVYDNRGVEAVHPLRYKQEIQKTIEGNLTSPIKDAADVKAMMLLKASEKVQLPLSFKTTIGYGTHHERVYKISPKQMGYLYAYVPAVNEKGKVTFGEVYLVLKGNQKRLVVKNVTSQGIGAAIPIQDYLSFKFIPSPHPQ, from the coding sequence GTGAAAAGAGTGTACAGTATATGGCTTTTAACAATAGCCACACTAATATTATTATTTCCTTGTAATAGTCTTGCCAAGACGACGTTGCAAGTTAAGATGCCATCATCTGTTTTAAATATTTCAAAAGATAATACGTATTCAAATGAAACACAAGATTTACCACGTTTGCAACCAAGTAAGCTTGCGCAAGAATTGTTAAAAACATCAAGTATTAAAATTGAAAATCCAGATTTAATTCGGATGTTAAATGAAACTTCAATTTCAAATGCACCACTTGCAATCGGATATAAAGCAAAAATTTATTTAGGACAGTGGCCATTACATTATGAATCAACAGATACAACAATGAATTGGGAATATAAACAAGTAAATCGTAACGTGTATGATAATAGAGGAGTAGAGGCGGTGCATCCGCTTCGCTATAAGCAAGAGATTCAAAAAACGATAGAAGGAAATCTAACATCGCCTATTAAAGATGCGGCAGATGTGAAAGCTATGATGTTGTTAAAGGCTTCTGAAAAAGTTCAATTGCCTCTTTCTTTTAAAACCACAATTGGATATGGAACTCATCATGAACGAGTGTACAAAATTAGTCCGAAACAAATGGGATATTTATATGCGTATGTGCCAGCGGTAAATGAAAAAGGAAAAGTTACGTTTGGTGAGGTATATCTTGTTTTGAAGGGCAATCAAAAGAGATTGGTTGTTAAAAATGTAACATCACAAGGAATTGGAGCCGCTATTCCAATTCAAGATTATTTATCCTTTAA
- a CDS encoding lysoplasmalogenase — protein MNEIYLLLTGQIIFFVIGAIYAIVQTNQVQENRPLPLAVRLVLSFSLTVSAIWMLLQDPSIEYRRWIAIGMTLSTVGDLFMAGLIPFGHRLIGGMITFAIAHCFYVTAFLQAGISWIGFGIGLFVYGFLLVFGWFFFIRNPNQDRLFTLGALIYGVWVGGMACFAFALDDTAHTMWWLPALGGFLFVISDFIIGVTEIGARKIKYDPLFVWLTYVAAQMCIIYAGI, from the coding sequence ATGAATGAAATTTATCTTTTATTAACTGGACAAATTATTTTTTTTGTTATTGGTGCGATTTATGCCATTGTGCAAACAAATCAAGTGCAGGAGAATAGACCGCTACCATTAGCTGTTCGCTTAGTACTTAGTTTTTCCTTAACTGTGAGTGCGATATGGATGTTACTGCAAGATCCTTCTATTGAATATCGTCGATGGATTGCAATTGGGATGACCTTGTCTACAGTAGGTGATTTATTTATGGCTGGGCTTATTCCGTTTGGTCATCGATTAATAGGGGGAATGATTACTTTTGCAATTGCGCATTGTTTTTATGTAACAGCATTTTTGCAAGCAGGTATTTCATGGATTGGTTTTGGAATAGGGCTATTTGTATATGGTTTCTTGTTAGTCTTTGGGTGGTTCTTTTTTATTCGGAATCCAAATCAAGATAGGTTATTTACTCTTGGAGCACTTATTTATGGAGTATGGGTGGGAGGTATGGCTTGTTTTGCATTCGCATTAGATGATACAGCTCATACTATGTGGTGGTTACCGGCGCTTGGTGGATTTTTATTTGTGATTTCTGATTTTATTATTGGAGTTACAGAGATAGGTGCAAGAAAGATAAAATATGACCCACTTTTTGTGTGGTTAACATATGTTGCTGCACAAATGTGTATTATTTATGCGGGAATATAA
- a CDS encoding DMT family transporter, producing the protein MKTEKFFTHPIGVCIAAIAATFLWGSAFPFIKLSYAELGIQPHEVGEQILFAGYRFFLSGVILLFFFKALGKDMYFKKETTKQVVQIGLFQTFLQYVCFYIGISYSSGIEGAIISGTSSFFQILIAHFLYKDDALNIRKIIGVSIGFCGVILVNVPSDGSFTFHFGIGSVLLLGAAMMYSYGNILAKEGSKTLDVGYMTAYQMIFGSIGLLCIGIFQVGFMPFIFTTKAFFMFLYLSFLSAAGFCIWNTVMKYNKVGKVSMYMFFIPMFGVLLSSMMLGEAIHSFVLYGLACVVAGIIVVNRTPKEQEIKKEKKVA; encoded by the coding sequence GTGAAGACAGAGAAATTTTTTACTCATCCGATCGGTGTATGTATCGCTGCTATAGCGGCGACATTTTTATGGGGAAGCGCCTTTCCCTTTATTAAATTAAGTTATGCCGAACTCGGAATTCAGCCGCATGAAGTAGGAGAGCAAATTTTATTTGCTGGTTATCGCTTTTTCTTATCAGGAGTAATCCTTTTATTCTTTTTTAAAGCGTTAGGAAAGGATATGTACTTCAAAAAAGAAACAACAAAGCAAGTAGTACAAATCGGGTTATTTCAAACGTTTTTGCAATATGTATGTTTTTATATCGGCATAAGTTACAGTTCTGGTATTGAAGGCGCCATTATTTCAGGAACATCTTCGTTTTTTCAAATTTTAATTGCGCATTTCTTGTATAAAGATGATGCGCTCAATATAAGAAAAATAATTGGTGTTTCCATTGGTTTTTGCGGTGTAATTTTAGTGAATGTACCAAGTGATGGAAGTTTTACATTCCATTTTGGAATCGGGAGTGTATTACTTCTTGGAGCAGCGATGATGTATTCATATGGGAATATACTTGCTAAAGAAGGTAGTAAAACATTAGATGTTGGATATATGACAGCATATCAAATGATTTTCGGATCCATTGGGTTATTGTGTATTGGTATATTTCAAGTTGGATTTATGCCGTTTATATTTACTACTAAGGCCTTTTTTATGTTCCTTTATTTATCATTCTTATCGGCGGCAGGCTTTTGTATATGGAATACAGTTATGAAATATAACAAAGTAGGAAAAGTGTCGATGTATATGTTCTTTATCCCTATGTTTGGCGTATTGTTATCTAGTATGATGTTAGGAGAAGCAATCCATTCGTTTGTATTATATGGGCTAGCTTGTGTTGTAGCAGGGATTATTGTCGTAAATCGTACACCTAAGGAACAAGAGATAAAGAAAGAAAAGAAAGTAGCGTAG
- a CDS encoding DedA family protein: MEQHIAELITQYGYFGIIIALAGGIVGLPIPDEFLLTFIGYNISKGVMSGPAAFLSGMAGAMLGITLSYLLGLKLGLPVLKKYGPKIRIKEKQIEKTHILFEKYGPFLLLVGYFIPGVRHLTAYFAGVSNLTVWRFCLYAYSGALIWISVFIGLGWKLGEKWRFVEYSLHHYGIWILIISGLITIAVCFYLKRRRNRS, translated from the coding sequence ATGGAACAACATATTGCTGAATTAATCACACAATACGGATATTTTGGGATTATTATCGCTTTAGCTGGTGGAATTGTCGGGCTGCCGATACCAGATGAATTTCTCTTAACCTTTATTGGGTATAACATTTCAAAGGGTGTTATGTCAGGACCGGCAGCGTTTTTAAGTGGGATGGCAGGTGCGATGCTTGGAATTACATTAAGTTATTTATTAGGTTTAAAGCTCGGCTTACCTGTATTGAAAAAATATGGTCCTAAGATTCGAATTAAGGAAAAACAAATTGAAAAAACACATATTTTGTTTGAAAAATATGGTCCATTTCTTTTACTGGTAGGATACTTTATTCCAGGAGTGCGTCATTTAACAGCGTATTTTGCTGGAGTGTCCAATCTAACTGTATGGCGCTTTTGTTTATATGCATATAGTGGTGCGCTTATTTGGATTAGTGTTTTTATCGGACTTGGTTGGAAATTGGGAGAGAAGTGGCGTTTTGTTGAATATAGCTTACATCATTATGGAATTTGGATATTAATTATTTCAGGACTAATAACAATTGCAGTTTGCTTTTATTTAAAAAGAAGAAGAAACCGCTCATGA
- the cax gene encoding calcium/proton exchanger, whose protein sequence is MFNKIFLILTIVGVPLSILGKTMHWPQTIMFAVYCLTIVALAAFMGRATESLAIVSGPRIGGLLNATFGNAVELIISIFALRAGLIEVVLASLTGSVLGNLLLVGGLSFFVGGLKYKRQSFNVYDARHNSALLIFAVVVAFVIPEVFSMKMDIEKTHQLSIGVSIIMIIMYLAALFFKLVTHRGVYQHSSDDAKHEEEPEWSKGKALLILAISTVAVAYVSEALVHTFETVAKSFGWSELFIGVIIVAIVGNAAEHASAIIMAYKNKVDIAVEIAIGSTLQIAMFVAPVLVLLSMFFTIKMPLVFTVPELISMITAVFLTIAISNDGDTNWFEGGTLLAAYFIMGIGFYLL, encoded by the coding sequence ATGTTTAATAAAATTTTTCTTATATTGACAATTGTTGGGGTACCGCTTTCAATTTTAGGAAAAACAATGCACTGGCCACAAACAATTATGTTTGCTGTCTATTGTTTAACAATTGTTGCTTTAGCTGCTTTTATGGGAAGGGCAACTGAAAGTTTAGCAATTGTATCAGGTCCAAGAATTGGAGGGCTATTGAATGCAACTTTTGGAAATGCAGTAGAACTTATTATTTCTATTTTTGCTTTACGAGCAGGACTGATAGAAGTTGTATTAGCCTCATTAACAGGGTCTGTTCTTGGAAATTTATTATTAGTAGGAGGTCTTTCTTTTTTTGTGGGGGGACTGAAATATAAAAGACAAAGTTTCAATGTGTATGATGCAAGGCATAATTCAGCATTATTAATATTTGCAGTCGTTGTTGCTTTCGTTATTCCAGAAGTCTTTTCAATGAAAATGGACATTGAAAAGACACATCAATTAAGTATTGGCGTTTCCATTATTATGATCATTATGTATTTAGCAGCTCTGTTTTTTAAATTGGTTACACATCGCGGTGTATATCAGCATAGCAGTGATGATGCAAAACATGAAGAAGAACCGGAATGGTCAAAAGGAAAAGCATTGCTTATTTTAGCAATTTCAACAGTGGCAGTTGCTTACGTTTCAGAAGCACTTGTGCATACATTTGAAACAGTCGCAAAATCTTTTGGGTGGTCAGAATTATTTATTGGGGTTATTATCGTTGCCATTGTTGGGAATGCTGCTGAACATGCTTCGGCGATTATTATGGCATATAAAAATAAGGTAGATATCGCTGTTGAAATAGCGATTGGTTCTACTTTACAGATTGCCATGTTTGTTGCTCCTGTACTCGTGCTACTTTCAATGTTCTTCACGATAAAAATGCCATTAGTATTTACAGTGCCAGAACTCATCTCTATGATTACAGCTGTATTTTTAACCATTGCAATTTCCAATGATGGGGATACAAATTGGTTTGAAGGAGGCACTTTATTAGCTGCTTATTTTATTATGGGAATTGGTTTTTACTTGTTGTGA
- a CDS encoding heavy metal translocating P-type ATPase, which produces MNSEVKTLPPTKNVSPLSWLKTLQDHYELIFAILSGIFILTGWLFTKNEMATVGVTFYILAYIIGGYAKAKEGIEDTIAEKELNVEMLMLFAAIGAAIIGYWTEGAILIFIFALSGALESYTLNKSHKEISALLDLQPEEALRISNGNEERIPVEQLQVNDTILIKPGERVPADGIIHKGETNIDEAAITGEPIPNEKKLGDEVFAGTVNLRGAIEVNITKRSDQTLFQKIIRLVQNAQSEKSPSQLFIEKFEGTYVKGVLFIVALMMFVPHFLLDWSWNETFYRAMILLVVASPCALVAAITPATLSAISNGARNGILFKGGIHLERLASVKAIAFDKTGTLTQGKPIVTDIYVREGIAKKELLSIIAAIESHSTHPLAEAIVKYAKQTYDITLYKPENVEDVTGFGLKGIVANKAYKIGKADFIGEDTKTFHNGISTILEQEGKTVVYIRDDECILGLIALKDTLRQETIAAIRDLQSIGVEAIMITGDHEQTAKAIATESNIKEYYASCLPETKVETVKQLKEKYGTVAMVGDGINDAPALATASIGVAMGEGTDVALETADVVLMKNELSRLAQAIRLSKRMNRIVKQNVIFSLTVIAMLICSNFLQLLALPFGVIGHEGSTILVILNGLRLLKGNK; this is translated from the coding sequence ATGAACTCAGAAGTAAAAACATTACCACCAACAAAAAATGTATCTCCCTTATCTTGGTTGAAAACATTGCAAGACCATTATGAACTCATCTTTGCAATCCTATCAGGTATTTTCATTTTAACTGGCTGGTTATTCACAAAAAATGAAATGGCAACAGTTGGCGTAACCTTTTACATTTTAGCCTATATAATTGGAGGGTATGCCAAAGCAAAGGAAGGCATTGAAGATACGATTGCTGAGAAGGAATTAAATGTAGAAATGTTAATGCTCTTTGCTGCTATCGGCGCTGCTATTATTGGATACTGGACAGAGGGCGCTATCCTCATATTTATATTTGCCTTAAGTGGTGCTTTGGAATCTTACACGTTAAACAAAAGTCACAAAGAAATTTCAGCACTTTTGGACTTACAACCTGAGGAAGCCTTGCGCATTTCAAATGGCAACGAAGAACGCATTCCTGTGGAACAATTACAAGTGAATGATACGATCTTAATTAAGCCGGGTGAGCGCGTTCCTGCTGATGGCATCATCCATAAAGGTGAGACCAATATTGATGAGGCAGCGATTACTGGTGAACCAATTCCAAATGAAAAAAAATTGGGTGATGAAGTATTTGCGGGAACTGTCAATTTACGTGGTGCAATTGAAGTAAATATTACAAAACGTAGCGATCAAACATTGTTCCAAAAAATCATCCGCCTCGTTCAAAATGCACAAAGTGAAAAATCACCGTCACAACTATTTATTGAAAAATTTGAAGGAACATATGTAAAAGGCGTATTGTTTATTGTTGCTCTTATGATGTTTGTTCCTCACTTTTTATTAGATTGGAGCTGGAATGAAACATTTTATCGTGCAATGATTTTACTTGTCGTTGCCTCTCCTTGTGCGCTTGTTGCTGCTATTACACCAGCAACTTTATCAGCAATCTCTAATGGTGCAAGAAACGGTATTTTGTTTAAAGGTGGTATTCATTTAGAACGCCTTGCTTCTGTTAAAGCAATTGCTTTTGACAAAACAGGAACATTAACACAAGGTAAGCCAATCGTCACCGACATATATGTGCGCGAAGGAATAGCAAAAAAAGAATTGCTTTCTATCATAGCAGCAATTGAAAGTCATTCTACCCATCCTTTAGCAGAAGCAATTGTTAAATATGCTAAACAAACATATGACATTACACTCTACAAACCAGAAAATGTAGAAGATGTCACTGGATTTGGATTAAAAGGAATAGTGGCAAACAAAGCTTATAAAATCGGAAAAGCAGATTTTATAGGTGAAGATACAAAAACATTCCATAACGGTATTTCTACTATACTGGAACAAGAAGGTAAAACGGTTGTCTATATTCGTGATGATGAATGCATTCTTGGACTTATTGCTTTAAAAGATACGCTTCGACAAGAAACAATTGCAGCTATTCGTGATTTACAAAGCATTGGTGTGGAAGCCATTATGATTACTGGAGATCATGAACAAACAGCTAAGGCGATCGCAACAGAAAGTAATATAAAAGAGTATTACGCATCCTGTTTACCGGAAACGAAAGTAGAAACAGTGAAACAACTAAAAGAAAAATATGGAACCGTAGCAATGGTTGGAGATGGCATTAATGATGCTCCTGCATTAGCGACTGCCAGCATTGGAGTGGCAATGGGAGAAGGAACAGATGTCGCTTTAGAAACTGCCGACGTAGTTCTCATGAAAAATGAATTATCTCGTCTCGCTCAAGCCATCCGGTTATCAAAACGAATGAATCGTATTGTAAAACAAAACGTTATCTTTTCTTTAACCGTCATTGCTATGCTTATTTGCTCTAACTTTTTACAACTTTTAGCTCTTCCATTCGGCGTAATCGGGCATGAAGGAAGTACCATTCTCGTCATCCTTAATGGCTTACGATTATTAAAAGGCAATAAATAA
- a CDS encoding EamA family transporter codes for MSSWLLFALLSAIAAALVSIFGKIGLDGIDANVATTIRSIIMALFMIGVIIVQGKFQNIGDVLLNKKALLFITLSGIAGASSWLFYFLALKTGKVSQVGPVDKLSVVISILLAMIILGEKINLMTGIGVICITTGVLFIAFS; via the coding sequence ATGAGTTCATGGTTATTATTCGCACTATTATCAGCAATTGCTGCAGCTCTCGTATCTATATTCGGGAAAATCGGTTTAGATGGCATTGATGCAAATGTCGCAACAACCATCCGCTCAATCATTATGGCATTATTTATGATCGGAGTTATTATCGTACAAGGAAAATTCCAAAACATTGGAGATGTTCTCCTTAATAAAAAAGCACTGCTATTCATCACATTAAGTGGTATTGCAGGTGCTTCATCATGGCTATTCTATTTTCTTGCCTTAAAAACAGGGAAAGTTTCGCAAGTAGGTCCTGTTGACAAATTGAGTGTAGTCATCTCAATTCTCCTAGCGATGATCATTCTAGGTGAAAAAATAAATCTCATGACCGGAATCGGTGTTATATGTATTACAACTGGTGTCTTATTCATCGCTTTTAGCTAA
- the lepB gene encoding signal peptidase I encodes MEKKKHFRELFEVFAIACLLAFLAKVFLFFPTTVNGASMRPALEDGDKVIINKLAKRFESYDREDIIVVKTDNFYVKRVIGLPGDVIEMKNDQLYINHQVHSEPYLEKNRKHAKQLLVHLTEDFGPITVPKNKIFVMGDNRLISRDSRNGLGFIDKKQVLGTLVAIYYPFHHMKII; translated from the coding sequence ATGGAAAAGAAAAAACATTTTCGTGAATTGTTTGAAGTATTTGCGATTGCATGTTTACTAGCTTTTTTAGCAAAAGTGTTTTTATTTTTTCCGACCACTGTAAATGGGGCATCAATGAGACCGGCTTTGGAAGATGGTGATAAGGTCATTATTAATAAATTAGCAAAGAGATTTGAAAGCTATGATAGGGAAGATATTATTGTAGTGAAGACAGATAATTTTTATGTGAAGAGAGTGATTGGATTACCGGGAGATGTAATTGAGATGAAAAATGATCAATTATATATTAATCATCAAGTGCATAGTGAACCGTATTTAGAGAAAAATCGAAAACATGCTAAGCAACTCCTTGTTCATTTAACAGAAGACTTTGGGCCAATTACTGTACCAAAAAATAAAATCTTTGTTATGGGAGATAATCGTTTAATTAGTAGAGACAGTCGGAATGGTTTAGGGTTTATTGATAAGAAGCAAGTATTAGGGACACTGGTTGCTATTTATTATCCTTTTCATCATATGAAAATTATATAG